One Brachyspira suanatina DNA segment encodes these proteins:
- a CDS encoding YidC/Oxa1 family membrane protein insertase — MMFFDILYNITIYPIEFIIEILFYLFNSVFKSGYGVSLFFISLCINFLSLPLYNIAESWQAKERAIQDKMKPMIDNIKAVYKGDQRYLLIRACQRINGYKTIYAFRGTLGLLIQIPFFIAAYNFIHSISGLNGQSFLFIKDLSKPDNLIHIGNISINLLPFVMTLFSLLAGFVYARKLRFKESLPLYIVSLIFLVLLYTSPSGLLFYWTINCLFSLIKNIVIEFKLYEVFVKNKYKLLKAYNILFIIVTVVFMLLISLSNVERKGYLSDFEFINNRNGYFYAARVRYYSKIFITSDIFSFVGNKDKLDDNVISIEYEGSSTIVSTLILKDKIENIKDDIIIYYRLSPRSYSINIYLFLLFITIILNISNIYKFIFNKSHLIESFEKNRYKLMITSCLTITILSGLFILSSLISNSPQEFSYPFYLIINNLSIGIGLFFFYPMFIYSLFSEKIKNYLTLLSLFFVIFVLINTFVMTGNYININNEFLFDNADLLKFSFKELLLNFSLTIIFSLILIFILRVNKSIFFININYIVLAVLVIISLLDIYNIYNSHVKLNDIKKKSNQLSSYKIFNLSKTENNIIVLFIDKAVNSYWLEAFERFPEYKEKLDGFTIYPNTVSFSQSTITTASLYGGYDYLPFELSTNGSNLLKDKHNEAILTVPLLLEEYGYKSTLLEPTYANFSNILDLSIFENYTNISAYSSDSIQNYSLNIYFGGTNINFEQTLEMDQKNKSIRFSLFRMMPINLRYDFYDNAGWFLASSSFLRFNSSIRYYSVLDSITNFMNITEDGNYYNMIYNLATHEPYYFASDFLPHTSLEDVDSKDLNIYRDDISTRFFYVNVAAINSLIKIIKYLKDNDVYDNTKIIVISDHGSGVYNNNFNSNNLSFVTTINPLLMFKDFNSKGNIKIDTNFMTIADMPYLATKHIDNPINPFNNKIITNDYKNNGVNIITVDSWQVDRQLSNSYNFNYYYYVRDNIFDVNNWKKFQIDWKTKESKEVELN, encoded by the coding sequence AAAACTATATATGCTTTTAGAGGTACTTTAGGTCTTTTAATACAAATACCATTTTTTATAGCAGCATATAATTTTATACATAGTATATCTGGATTAAATGGTCAGAGTTTTTTATTTATAAAAGACTTATCTAAACCAGATAATTTAATTCATATTGGTAATATTAGTATAAATTTACTTCCATTTGTAATGACTTTATTTAGCTTGCTTGCCGGATTTGTTTATGCTAGGAAATTAAGATTTAAAGAAAGTTTGCCTCTCTATATAGTATCATTAATATTTTTAGTATTATTATATACTTCACCATCAGGACTTTTATTTTATTGGACTATTAATTGTTTATTTTCTTTAATAAAGAATATTGTAATAGAGTTTAAACTATATGAAGTATTTGTTAAAAATAAATATAAGTTATTAAAAGCATATAACATATTGTTTATTATCGTTACAGTAGTATTTATGTTGTTAATTTCTTTATCAAATGTAGAAAGAAAAGGGTATTTATCAGATTTTGAATTTATAAATAATAGAAATGGATATTTTTATGCTGCTAGAGTAAGATATTATAGTAAAATTTTTATTACTAGTGATATATTTTCTTTTGTTGGCAATAAAGATAAATTAGATGATAATGTAATTAGTATAGAGTATGAGGGTAGTAGTACAATAGTATCTACTTTAATTTTAAAAGATAAAATTGAAAATATAAAAGATGATATTATTATATACTATAGACTTTCTCCTAGAAGTTATTCAATTAATATATATTTGTTTTTGTTGTTTATAACTATCATATTGAATATATCAAATATATATAAATTTATATTTAATAAAAGTCATTTAATAGAATCTTTTGAAAAAAACAGATATAAATTAATGATAACTTCTTGTTTAACAATCACTATATTATCCGGGCTTTTTATATTGTCATCTCTTATATCTAACTCTCCTCAAGAATTTTCATATCCTTTTTATTTGATTATAAACAATTTATCTATAGGTATTGGATTATTTTTCTTTTACCCTATGTTTATATATTCATTATTTTCAGAAAAAATTAAAAATTACTTAACTTTACTGTCTTTGTTTTTTGTTATATTTGTATTAATAAATACATTTGTAATGACAGGTAATTATATTAATATAAATAATGAATTTTTATTTGATAATGCTGATTTATTAAAATTTTCTTTTAAAGAATTATTATTGAATTTTTCATTGACTATTATATTTAGTTTAATATTAATTTTTATTTTAAGAGTTAATAAAAGTATATTTTTTATCAATATAAATTATATTGTATTAGCTGTTTTAGTAATTATTTCATTACTAGATATATATAATATATATAACTCACATGTTAAACTTAATGATATTAAGAAAAAATCAAATCAATTATCAAGTTATAAAATATTTAATTTATCTAAAACAGAAAATAATATAATAGTTTTATTCATTGATAAAGCTGTAAATTCTTATTGGTTAGAAGCATTTGAGAGATTTCCAGAATATAAAGAAAAATTAGATGGTTTTACAATATATCCAAATACTGTTTCTTTTAGTCAATCTACTATAACAACGGCTTCTCTATATGGAGGTTATGATTATTTACCTTTCGAATTAAGTACAAATGGCAGTAATCTTTTAAAAGATAAACATAATGAGGCTATATTAACTGTACCGTTATTATTAGAAGAATATGGGTATAAGTCTACTTTATTGGAACCTACATACGCCAATTTTTCAAATATTCTAGATTTGAGCATATTTGAAAATTACACTAATATTTCAGCTTATTCATCAGATTCTATTCAAAATTATAGTTTGAATATTTATTTTGGAGGAACAAACATTAATTTTGAACAGACTTTAGAAATGGATCAAAAAAATAAATCTATAAGATTTTCATTATTTAGAATGATGCCTATAAATTTAAGATATGATTTTTATGATAATGCTGGTTGGTTTTTAGCTAGTTCTTCTTTTTTAAGATTTAATTCTAGTATAAGATATTATTCTGTTTTAGATTCTATAACTAACTTTATGAATATTACTGAGGATGGTAATTATTATAATATGATATATAATTTAGCTACACATGAACCTTATTACTTTGCTTCTGATTTTTTACCGCATACAAGTTTAGAAGATGTAGATAGTAAGGATTTAAATATATATAGAGATGATATTAGTACAAGATTTTTTTATGTTAATGTTGCTGCCATTAATTCTTTAATAAAAATCATTAAATATTTAAAAGATAATGATGTTTATGATAATACTAAGATAATAGTAATTTCGGACCATGGAAGCGGGGTTTATAATAATAATTTTAATTCAAATAATTTATCTTTTGTCACTACTATAAATCCATTGTTAATGTTTAAAGATTTTAATAGTAAAGGAAATATAAAAATTGATACTAATTTTATGACTATAGCTGATATGCCGTATTTAGCAACTAAACATATTGATAATCCTATAAATCCATTTAATAATAAAATAATAACAAATGATTATAAAAATAATGGAGTTAATATAATAACTGTTGATTCTTGGCAGGTTGATAGACAGTTAAGTAATTCATATAATTTTAATTATTATTATTATGTTAGAGATAATATATTTGATGTTAATAATTGGAAGAAATTTCAAATTGATTGGAAAACTAAAGAATCAAAAGAAGTAGAATTAAATTAA
- a CDS encoding SpoIID/LytB domain-containing protein, with protein MNSIYAFANQNIIRVQLTDVKAPYTINIKGPYKAYNYKYESEIISALTNETVKVVENRLGLKVNEVGVYKEGIVFETQDGFTLNGVEYYGSLMFIPYNDTMIVVNELNIEDYVKGVLPHEMSPDWPMEALKAQAVAARTYAMYHILKNANKLPFDVDNTTKYQVYNGKEKMNWSVEQAVDRTRYEIAVYKGKVIATYFSALCGGHTDSAENVFGVAVPYLEGVSCPYCNAQIKPWTNALSYNELNNDLANYSVHATEKSSIGISTDPKSGKATNIKIDDSDIRSRDFRTTLSPRLVPSLNFTIKKVDNGIIITGKGSGHGVGMCQWGAYGMAQVKKDYKEILKFYYNGVDIVDYNRVNKEFEPDVWGK; from the coding sequence ATGAATAGTATATATGCATTTGCAAATCAAAATATTATAAGAGTACAGTTAACAGATGTAAAAGCACCATATACTATTAATATCAAAGGTCCTTATAAGGCATACAATTATAAATATGAAAGTGAAATTATATCTGCTCTTACTAATGAAACTGTAAAGGTAGTTGAAAACAGATTAGGTTTAAAAGTTAATGAAGTTGGAGTTTATAAAGAAGGTATAGTATTTGAAACTCAGGACGGATTTACTTTAAATGGTGTTGAATATTATGGTTCATTAATGTTTATTCCATACAATGATACAATGATCGTTGTTAATGAACTTAATATTGAAGATTATGTTAAAGGAGTACTTCCTCATGAAATGTCTCCTGATTGGCCTATGGAAGCTTTAAAAGCTCAGGCAGTAGCAGCTAGAACTTATGCTATGTATCATATATTAAAAAATGCTAATAAACTTCCTTTTGATGTTGATAATACTACAAAATATCAAGTTTATAATGGTAAAGAAAAAATGAATTGGTCTGTTGAGCAGGCAGTTGATAGAACTAGATATGAGATTGCTGTTTATAAAGGAAAAGTTATAGCTACATATTTCAGTGCTTTATGCGGCGGACATACTGACAGTGCTGAAAATGTATTTGGTGTTGCTGTTCCTTATTTAGAAGGAGTTTCTTGCCCTTATTGTAATGCTCAGATTAAGCCTTGGACTAATGCTTTAAGCTATAATGAACTTAATAATGATTTAGCTAATTATTCTGTACATGCTACTGAAAAATCTTCTATAGGTATTAGCACAGATCCTAAATCAGGTAAAGCTACTAATATAAAAATAGATGACAGCGATATTCGTTCTAGAGATTTCAGAACTACTCTTTCTCCTAGATTAGTACCTTCACTTAACTTTACTATTAAAAAAGTTGATAATGGTATCATAATCACTGGAAAAGGAAGTGGACATGGTGTAGGTATGTGTCAGTGGGGTGCTTATGGTATGGCACAGGTTAAAAAAGATTATAAAGAGATATTAAAATTCTATTATAATGGAGTTGATATTGTAGATTATAATAGAGTTAATAAAGAGTTTGAACCTGATGTTTGGGGAAAGTGA
- a CDS encoding aldehyde dehydrogenase family protein, producing MYLFSEDIAFNYYFIERMSYGCCAVNDTISQILNPHAPFGGIGNSGIGQYHGYDSFKCFSKETTILNKGYRFEIDTRYPPYEKNIKSLNFLYNLTKK from the coding sequence ATGTATCTATTTTCAGAGGATATTGCTTTTAATTATTACTTCATAGAAAGAATGAGTTACGGATGCTGTGCCGTTAATGATACTATAAGTCAGATACTTAATCCTCATGCACCTTTTGGAGGAATTGGAAACAGCGGTATAGGACAGTATCATGGTTATGATAGTTTTAAATGCTTTTCAAAAGAAACAACTATTCTAAATAAAGGTTATCGTTTTGAAATAGATACTAGATATCCTCCTTATGAAAAAAATATAAAATCATTAAATTTTTTATACAATCTTACAAAGAAATAA
- a CDS encoding aldehyde dehydrogenase family protein, producing the protein MDLIELRDKQKKLFQTSKTLSYNFRIEQLKKLKSMLIKYEKDFIDALYKDMQKCEFEAIASEFYMVIEEINLFIKNLRRWMHHKKVKKNMITMDAKTMVINKPFGVSLIISPWNYPVQLTFLPLVGAIGAGNTAIIAPSQLTPCVYDVIYDSIKNTFDEEYIAVIDKTVPPESTTKIEYDKIFFTGSPRVGKIIMANASEFLTSVTLELGGKSPVIIDDIKGNNFNKAVKRIIWGKFLNSGQTCISPDYILLREDLKEKFLIAFSKEIELFNKERKLHRIINENHYRRIKSYLNDGKIIYGGEYDDNNLSISITIVEPRDLETNIMKDEIFGSVFPILYYKTKEEARDIINKVCSKPLLCIYFQRILLLIITS; encoded by the coding sequence ATGGATTTAATAGAATTAAGAGATAAGCAAAAAAAATTATTTCAAACATCAAAAACTTTATCATATAATTTCAGAATAGAACAATTAAAAAAATTAAAATCAATGTTAATAAAATATGAAAAAGATTTTATAGATGCATTATACAAAGACATGCAAAAATGCGAGTTTGAGGCTATAGCTTCAGAATTTTATATGGTTATAGAAGAAATTAATCTATTCATAAAAAATTTAAGAAGATGGATGCATCATAAAAAAGTAAAAAAGAACATGATAACAATGGATGCTAAGACAATGGTTATAAATAAGCCATTTGGGGTATCATTGATAATATCTCCTTGGAATTATCCTGTTCAATTAACTTTTCTTCCGCTTGTAGGAGCAATAGGTGCTGGAAATACAGCTATAATAGCACCTTCTCAATTAACTCCTTGCGTTTATGATGTAATTTACGATTCTATAAAAAATACATTTGATGAAGAGTATATTGCAGTTATAGATAAAACTGTGCCTCCGGAAAGTACAACAAAAATAGAGTATGATAAAATTTTCTTCACAGGCTCTCCAAGAGTTGGAAAAATCATTATGGCAAATGCATCGGAATTTCTAACTTCTGTAACTTTAGAGCTTGGAGGAAAATCACCTGTAATAATAGATGATATAAAAGGAAATAATTTTAATAAAGCTGTAAAAAGAATAATATGGGGTAAATTTTTAAACTCCGGTCAAACTTGTATATCTCCGGATTATATATTACTAAGAGAAGATTTAAAAGAAAAATTTCTAATCGCATTCAGTAAAGAAATAGAATTATTCAATAAAGAAAGAAAACTGCATAGAATCATAAATGAAAATCACTATAGAAGAATAAAATCATATTTGAATGACGGAAAAATAATTTACGGCGGTGAATATGATGATAATAATTTATCTATTTCTATTACTATAGTAGAACCTAGAGATTTAGAAACTAATATAATGAAAGATGAAATATTCGGAAGTGTTTTCCCAATACTATATTACAAAACAAAAGAAGAAGCAAGAGATATAATAAACAAAGTTTGTTCAAAGCCCTTGCTATGTATCTATTTTCAGAGGATATTGCTTTTAATTATTACTTCATAG